In Nocardiopsis composta, the following proteins share a genomic window:
- a CDS encoding GntR family transcriptional regulator → MPTLEPPRARYKQVAEALRAAIHRGDYPPGSTLPSQPELAREYGLNQSSISRSIAMLQAEGLIRTEHGRGSVVLDVPTVKRVRRIDKDYRTSPGGSSYAEQVTRSGRTPRTPLVQCEAIVPPPEIAEVLQLAEGEEALIRKRHMLAEEKPVQIATSYIPMAVAGTVDIAFPDTGPSG, encoded by the coding sequence ATGCCCACCTTGGAGCCCCCGAGGGCCCGCTACAAGCAGGTAGCGGAAGCTCTGCGCGCTGCCATCCACCGGGGCGATTACCCGCCCGGTTCTACCCTCCCGAGCCAACCCGAGCTGGCACGGGAGTATGGCCTCAACCAGAGTTCGATCAGCCGCTCGATCGCCATGCTGCAGGCCGAGGGACTGATCCGAACCGAGCACGGCCGCGGCTCGGTCGTGCTCGATGTCCCCACCGTCAAGCGTGTACGGCGCATCGACAAGGACTACCGCACCTCTCCGGGCGGCAGCTCCTACGCCGAGCAGGTGACTCGCTCCGGGCGCACACCGCGTACCCCTCTGGTCCAGTGCGAGGCGATCGTCCCCCCGCCGGAGATCGCCGAGGTCTTGCAGCTCGCCGAAGGCGAGGAAGCACTGATCCGTAAGCGCCACATGCTCGCCGAGGAGAAGCCCGTCCAGATCGCGACGTCCTATATCCCCATGGCCGTCGCAGGCACCGTCGACATCGCCTTCCCCGACACCGGCCCAAGCGG
- a CDS encoding RRQRL motif-containing zinc-binding protein, whose translation MDTAEKAGSGAIPTYAWDFAPDHLLTRSQLRARGLRPGGADPVAQLEWRSWKAHRTGGRRRAWLYDARAAVPVRPMTPGRARALAAAMAARRTCTACATTYEFCLPTSLGGVCPGCAAAEEAAVLAAFAAAA comes from the coding sequence ATGGACACCGCCGAGAAGGCGGGGTCGGGCGCGATCCCGACCTATGCCTGGGACTTCGCCCCAGACCACCTTCTGACCCGCTCCCAGCTGCGGGCGCGCGGCCTGCGCCCCGGCGGCGCCGACCCCGTCGCCCAGCTCGAATGGCGCTCCTGGAAAGCGCACCGCACCGGCGGCCGCCGCCGGGCCTGGCTCTACGACGCCCGCGCCGCGGTGCCGGTGCGGCCGATGACCCCGGGCCGGGCGCGGGCGCTGGCCGCGGCGATGGCCGCGCGGCGCACCTGCACCGCCTGCGCCACCACCTACGAGTTCTGCCTGCCCACGTCGCTGGGCGGGGTGTGCCCCGGGTGCGCGGCGGCCGAGGAGGCCGCGGTCCTGGCCGCCTTCGCCGCGGCCGCCTGA